In Gossypium hirsutum isolate 1008001.06 chromosome D06, Gossypium_hirsutum_v2.1, whole genome shotgun sequence, one genomic interval encodes:
- the LOC107924075 gene encoding dnaJ homolog subfamily C member 2, with the protein MAVRTSIQLISYSQELVDGQPLYVSSNCLPVKALKYEPAGHAFHNAALKLFGCEEDDTTEVDDQKVGNDKEQVYMPSSDSYSNKGKKKSGADGKQQDHYALLGLSHLRYLATEDQIRKSYREAALRHHPDKLANLLLAEETEAAKQAKKDEIENHFKSIQEAYEILIDPIKRRIYDSTDEFDDEIPTECAPQDFFKVFGPAFMRNGRWSVTQPIPSLGDDSTSLKDVDNFYNFWYSFKSWREFPHADEYDLEQSESRDHKRWMERQNAKLSEKARKEEYARIRALVDNAYKRDPRILRRKEEEKAEKQRKKEAKVRAKQLQEEEAARAAEEERCRKEEEEKRAAEAALQHKKNKEKEKKLLRKERTRLRALSAPVLSQHLLDLSEEDVESLCMTLGFEQLRSLCDKMDNKEALERAKLIQDARGYNSNREEKKIDDTNGSHLNGSVDSNGSILSSSSSEKKEKPWTKEEIELLRKGTQKYPKGTSRRWEVISEYIGTGRSVEEILKATKTVLLQKPDATKAFDSFLEKRKPAATIASPLSTREEVEGVSMPSRTENTTAKTSGPEDSGKAASNPVDVVSGNGVSSSSEQDVWSAVQERALIQALKTFPKETSQRWERVATAVPGKTVNQCKKKIALLKENFRSKKSTA; encoded by the coding sequence ATGGCGGTCCGCACAAGCATTCAGCTTATATCGTATTCTCAGGAGCTTGTGGACGGACAGCCACTCTATGTTTCTTCAAATTGCCTTCCTGTTAAGGCTTTAAAATATGAACCGGCTGGCCATGCCTTTCATAATGCTGCTCTTAAACTCTTTGGCTGTGAGGAAGATGATACTACTGAAGTTGATGATCAGAAAGTCGGTAATGATAAGGAGCAAGTGTATATGCCATCATCTGATTCGTATAGCAACAAAGGGAAAAAGAAATCTGGTGCCGATGGGAAGCAGCAAGATCACTATGCATTGCTTGGGTTGAGCCATTTAAGATATCTTGCCACTGAGGATCAGATAAGGAAAAGCTACCGTGAAGCTGCCTTGAGACATCATCCTGACAAACTCGCGAATCTTCTTCTTGCAGAAGAGACTGAGGCTGCAAAACAAGCtaagaaggatgaaattgagaatcACTTCAAGTCCATCCAAGAAGCATATGAGATTTTGATTGATCCTATAAAGAGAAGAATCTACGACTCCACTGATGagtttgatgatgaaattcctACCGAATGTGCCCCACAAGACTTCTTCAAGGTGTTTGGTCCAGCTTTCATGAGGAATGGACGATGGTCGGTGACCCAGCCTATCCCATCTTTAGGAGATGACAGTACTTCGCTAAAAGATGTagacaatttctataatttttggtataGTTTCAAAAGCTGGAGGGAATTCCCACATGCGGATGAGTATGACCTCGAGCAATCTGAGTCTCGGGACCATAAAAGGTGGATGGAGAGGCAGAATGCAAAACTATCTGAGAAGGCTAGGAAGGAGGAATATGCTCGGATTCGTGCACTTGTTGATAATGCCTATAAAAGAGACCCAAGAATACTTAGGAGGAAGGAAGAGGAGAAAGCCGAGAAACAGAGGAAAAAAGAAGCTAAGGTTCGTGCAAAGCAGTTGCAGGAGGAAGAAGCTGCTAGGGCTGCTGAAGAGGAGAGATGCCGgaaagaggaggaggagaaacGAGCTGCCGAAGCTGCTTTACAGCATAAGAAAAATAAGGAGAAAGAGAagaagctcctccggaaagagCGAACTCGACTTCGAGCACTTTCTGCACCTGTTTTATCACAACATTTACTTGATCTTTCTGAGGAGGATGTAGAAAGTTTATGTATGACCCTTGGCTTTGAGCAGCTTAGAAGTTTATGTGATAAGATGGATAACAAAGAAGCATTAGAGCGGGCTAAACTAATCCAAGATGCCCGGGGATACAATAGCAACAGGGAAGAGAAAAAAATAGATGATACGAACGGCTCACATCTGAATGGTTCTGTGGACTCAAATGGAAGTATCCTCTCGAGCAGCAGCTCTGAGAAGAAGGAGAAACCTTGGACCAAGGAAGAGATTGAGCTTTTGAGAAAAGGAACCCAGAAATATCCAAAAGGGACATCTCGTAGGTGGGAGGTTATTTCAGAGTACATTGGTACGGGTCGGTCTGTGGAAGAGATTCTAAAAGCTACCAAAACAGTACTCCTCCAGAAGCCTGATGCTACAAAAGCATTTGACTCTTTTCTCGAGAAGAGGAAACCAGCGGCAACTATTGCATCTCCACTTTCCACTAGGGAGGAAGTAGAAGGGGTTTCTATGCCTTCAAGGACTGAAAACACAACTGCGAAGACGAGCGGCCCTGAAGACTCTGGTAAAGCTGCAAGTAATCCTGTCGATGTGGTTTCTGGCAATGGTGTTTCATCAAGTTCAGAACAAGATGTATGGTCTGCTGTACAAGAAAGAGCACTGATTCAGGCTCTGAAGACATTCCCAAAGGAAACCAGTCAGCGTTGGGAACGAGTAGCCACCGCTGTTCCCGGGAAGACCGTAAACCAATGCAAGAAAAAAATTGCATTACTGAAGGAAAACTTCAGAAGCAAGAAAAGCACAGCTTAG
- the LOC107923404 gene encoding SAC3 family protein C isoform X1: protein MDDSSRRLQQRRNQPSFSSSSSTGPTRFRSQNFSTNPTKTTQSSNSVPRSNFTTATTPNNTRNPGHIRNRKSETYDGISQQQEEQEAREDVGSIIGTCPFMCPDGERAQRGRLRDLAVFERLHGDPRKTSPSLAVKKFCRTISVKHVQASDVRPLAVLEDTLNYLLNLLDSSEHPFEVVHDFIFDRTRSIRQDLSMQHIVNDRAICMYEKMVKFHVISHQRLRNCTSSSISSLQYLNMEQLTKALASLYVLYEANRNNNFVYENEAQFRSFYVLLHLDSKNQQMEESLSYWFRNVPSPVMKSKEMHFARQVLRFYRMGNYKRFLCTVSSEASYLQYCIIEPNVNEVRALAISYINNCCYKLHPYPLEQLSKLLRMKELDVESLCHACGLKITSDDGKNKSLPTKQTTFSIPKGSLQSYELVGLQQ from the exons ATGGACGACAGCAGCCGCCGCCTTCAACAGCGTCGAAACCAGccctccttttcttcttcttcctcgacCGGCCCAACACGTTTCCGGTCTCAAAATTTCTCTACAAATCCAACCAAAACCACCCAATCCTCAAACTCCGTTCCACGCTCCAATTTTACCACTGCAACTACCCCTAACAATACTAGAAATCCTGGCCATATCCGTAACCGGAAATCCGAAACATATGATGGGATTAGTCAACAGCAAGAAGAACAAGAAGCAAGAGAAGACGTTGGTTCTATAATTGGAACTTGCCCTTTCATGTGCCCTG ATGGGGAGAGGGCTCAGCGGGGACGCCTACGAGATTTAGCTGTTTTCGAAAGGTTACATGGAGATCCTCGGAAAACATCTCCATCTTTAGCTGTCAAAAAG TTTTGCAGAACCATATCAGTAAAGCATGTCCAAGCATCGGATGTGCGCCCTCTTGCAGTATTAGAAGATACATTAAACTACCTTTTAAACCTACTGGACTCGAGTGAACATCCTTTCGAAGTGGTTCATGACTTCATTTTCGATAGGACTCGATCAATAAGGCAGGATCTTAGCATGCAGCATATAGTCAATGATAGAGCAATTTGCATGTACGAGAAAATG GTAAAATTTCATGTAATCTCTCACCAAAGGCTCAGAAACTGTACCAGTTCGAGTATTTCGTCATTGCAATATCTAAACATGGAGCAGCTTACAAAGGCTTTGGCATCTCTGTATGTTTTGTATGAAGCTAATCGCAACAACAACTTTGTTTACGAGAATGAAGCACAGTTTCGTTCATTTTATGTGCTTCTTCACCTCGATTCAAAGAACCAACAAATG GAGGAGTCGTTGTCATATTGGTTTCGCAATGTACCTTCTCCCGTAATGAAGTCTAAAGAAATGCATTTTGCCCGGCAAGTTCTAAG ATTTTATCGAATGGGAAATTATAAGCGTTTTCTCTGTACCGTATCGTCTGAGGCATCATATTTACAGTACTGTATTATAGAGCCTAATGTGAACGAG GTCCGAGCACTGGCAATTTCCTATATAAATAATTGTTGCTACAAGCTTCATCCTTATCCTTTGGAACAATTGTCCAAACTTTTGAGGATGAAG GAATTGGATGTGGAATCCCTTTGCCATGCATGTGGCCTCAAGATTACATCAGATGATGGCAAAAATAAGTCATTACCGACGAAGCAAACAACGTTCTCAATCCCGAAAGGAAGTTTGCAGAGCTACGAACTTGTGGGATTACAACAATAA
- the LOC107923404 gene encoding SAC3 family protein C isoform X2 produces the protein MDDSSRRLQQRRNQPSFSSSSSTGPTRFRSQNFSTNPTKTTQSSNSVPRSNFTTATTPNNTRNPGHIRNRKSETYDGISQQQEEQEAREDVGSIIGTCPFMCPDGERAQRGRLRDLAVFERLHGDPRKTSPSLAVKKFCRTISVKHVQASDVRPLAVLEDTLNYLLNLLDSSEHPFEVVHDFIFDRTRSIRQDLSMQHIVNDRAICMYEKMVKFHVISHQRLRNCTSSSISSLQYLNMEQLTKALASLYVLYEANRNNNFVYENEAQFRSFYVLLHLDSKNQQMEESLSYWFRNVPSPVMKSKEMHFARQVLRFYRMGNYKRFLCTVSSEASYLQYCIIEPNVNEELDVESLCHACGLKITSDDGKNKSLPTKQTTFSIPKGSLQSYELVGLQQ, from the exons ATGGACGACAGCAGCCGCCGCCTTCAACAGCGTCGAAACCAGccctccttttcttcttcttcctcgacCGGCCCAACACGTTTCCGGTCTCAAAATTTCTCTACAAATCCAACCAAAACCACCCAATCCTCAAACTCCGTTCCACGCTCCAATTTTACCACTGCAACTACCCCTAACAATACTAGAAATCCTGGCCATATCCGTAACCGGAAATCCGAAACATATGATGGGATTAGTCAACAGCAAGAAGAACAAGAAGCAAGAGAAGACGTTGGTTCTATAATTGGAACTTGCCCTTTCATGTGCCCTG ATGGGGAGAGGGCTCAGCGGGGACGCCTACGAGATTTAGCTGTTTTCGAAAGGTTACATGGAGATCCTCGGAAAACATCTCCATCTTTAGCTGTCAAAAAG TTTTGCAGAACCATATCAGTAAAGCATGTCCAAGCATCGGATGTGCGCCCTCTTGCAGTATTAGAAGATACATTAAACTACCTTTTAAACCTACTGGACTCGAGTGAACATCCTTTCGAAGTGGTTCATGACTTCATTTTCGATAGGACTCGATCAATAAGGCAGGATCTTAGCATGCAGCATATAGTCAATGATAGAGCAATTTGCATGTACGAGAAAATG GTAAAATTTCATGTAATCTCTCACCAAAGGCTCAGAAACTGTACCAGTTCGAGTATTTCGTCATTGCAATATCTAAACATGGAGCAGCTTACAAAGGCTTTGGCATCTCTGTATGTTTTGTATGAAGCTAATCGCAACAACAACTTTGTTTACGAGAATGAAGCACAGTTTCGTTCATTTTATGTGCTTCTTCACCTCGATTCAAAGAACCAACAAATG GAGGAGTCGTTGTCATATTGGTTTCGCAATGTACCTTCTCCCGTAATGAAGTCTAAAGAAATGCATTTTGCCCGGCAAGTTCTAAG ATTTTATCGAATGGGAAATTATAAGCGTTTTCTCTGTACCGTATCGTCTGAGGCATCATATTTACAGTACTGTATTATAGAGCCTAATGTGAACGAG GAATTGGATGTGGAATCCCTTTGCCATGCATGTGGCCTCAAGATTACATCAGATGATGGCAAAAATAAGTCATTACCGACGAAGCAAACAACGTTCTCAATCCCGAAAGGAAGTTTGCAGAGCTACGAACTTGTGGGATTACAACAATAA
- the LOC107923403 gene encoding LOW QUALITY PROTEIN: dnaJ homolog subfamily C member 2 (The sequence of the model RefSeq protein was modified relative to this genomic sequence to represent the inferred CDS: inserted 1 base in 1 codon), which translates to MAVRTSIQLISYSQELVDGQPLYVSSNCLPVKALKYEPAGHSFHNAALKLFGCEEDDTTEVDDQKVGNDKEQVYMPSSDSYSSKGKKKSGADGKQQDHYALLGLSHLRYLATEDQIRKSYREAALRHHPDKLANLLLAEETEAAKQAKKDEIENHFKSIQEAYEILIDPIKRRIYDSTDEFDDEIPTECAPQDFFKVFGPAFMRNGRWSVTQPIPSLGDDSTSLKDVDNFYXFWYSFKSWREFPHADEYDLEQSESRDHKRWMERQNAKLSEKARKEEYARIRALVDNAYKRDPRILRRKEEEKAEKQRKKEAKVRAKQLQEEEAARAAEEERRRKEEEEKRAAEAALQHKKNKEKEKKLLRKERTRLRALSAPVLSQHLLDLSEEDVESLCMTLGIEQLRSLCDKMDNKEALERAKLIQDTRGYNSNREEKKIDDTNGSHLNGSVDSNGSILSSSSSEKKEKPWTKEEIELLRKGTQKYPKGTSRRWEVISEYIGTGRSVEEILKATKTVLLQKPDATKAFGSFLEKRKPAATIASPLSTREEVEGVSMPSRTENTTAKTSSPEDSGKAASNPVDVVSGNGVSSSSEQDVWSAVQERALIQALKTFPKETSQRWERVATAVPGKTVNQCKKKFALLKENFRSKKSTA; encoded by the exons ATGGCGGTCCGCACAAGCATTCAGCTTATATCGTATTCTCAGGAGCTTGTGGACGGACAGCCACTCTATGTTTCTTCAAATTGCCTTCCTGTTAAGGCTTTAAAATACGAACCTGCTGGCCATTCCTTCCATAATGCTGCTCTTAAACTCTTTGGCTGTGAGGAGGATGATACTACTGAAGTTGATGATCAGAAAGTCGGTAATGATAAGGAGCAAGTGTATATGCCATCATCGGATTCATATAGCAGCAAAGGGAAAAAGAAATCTGGTGCCGATGGGAAGCAGCAAGATCACTATGCATTGCTTGGGTTGAGCCATTTAAGATATCTTGCCACTGAGGATCAGATAAGGAAAAGCTACCGTGAAGCTGCCTTGAGACATCATCCTGACAAACTCGCGAATCTTCTTCTTGCAGAAGAGACTGAGGCTGCAAAACAAGCtaagaaggatgaaattgagaatcACTTCAAGTCCATCCAAGAAGCATATGAGATTTTGATTGATCCTATAAAGAGAAGAATCTACGACTCCACTGATGagtttgatgatgaaattcctACCGAATGTGCCCCACAAGACTTCTTCAAGGTGTTTGGTCCAGCTTTCATGAGGAATGGACGATGGTCGGTGACCCAGCCTATCCCATCTTTAGGAGATGACAGTACTTCGCTAAAAGATGTagacaatttct aattttggtaTAGTTTCAAAAGCTGGAGGGAATTCCCACATGCGGATGAGTATGACCTCGAGCAATCTGAGTCTCGGGACCATAAAAGGTGGATGGAGAGGCAGAATGCAAAACTATCTGAGAAGGCTAGGAAGGAGGAATATGCTCGGATTCGTGCACTTGTTGATAATGCCTATAAAAGAGACCCAAGAATACTTAGGAGGAAGGAAGAGGAGAAAGCCGAGAAACAGAGGAAAAAAGAAGCTAAGGTTCGTGCAAAGCAGTTGCAGGAGGAAGAAGCTGCTAGGGCTGCTGAAGAGGAGAGACGCCGgaaagaggaggaggagaaacGAGCTGCCGAAGCTGCTTTACAGCATAAGAAAAATAAGGAGAAAGAGAagaagctcctccggaaagagCGAACTCGACTTCGAGCACTTTCTGCACCTGTTTTATCACAACATTTACTTGATCTTTCTGAGGAGGATGTAGAAAGTTTATGTATGACCCTTGGCATAGAGCAGCTTAGAAGTTTATGTGATAAGATGGATAACAAAGAAGCATTAGAGCGGGCTAAACTAATCCAAGATACCCGGGGATACAATAGCAACAGGGAAGAGAAAAAAATAGATGATACGAACGGCTCACATCTGAATGGTTCTGTGGACTCAAATGGAAGTATCCTCTCGAGCAGCAGCTCTGAGAAGAAGGAGAAACCTTGGACCAAGGAAGAGATTGAGCTTTTGAGAAAAGGAACCCAGAAATATCCAAAAGGGACATCTCGTAGGTGGGAGGTTATTTCAGAGTACATTGGTACGGGTCGGTCTGTGGAAGAGATTCTAAAAGCTACCAAAACAGTACTTCTCCAGAAGCCTGATGCTACAAAAGCATTTGGCTCTTTTCTCGAGAAGAGGAAACCAGCGGCAACTATTGCATCTCCACTTTCCACTAGGGAGGAAGTAGAAGGGGTTTCTATGCCTTCAAGGACTGAAAACACAACTGCGAAGACAAGCAGCCCTGAAGACTCTGGTAAAGCTGCAAGTAATCCTGTCGATGTGGTTTCTGGCAATGGTGTTTCATCAAGTTCAGAACAAGATGTATGGTCTGCTGTACAAGAAAGAGCACTGATTCAGGCTCTGAAGACATTCCCAAAGGAAACCAGTCAGCGTTGGGAACGAGTAGCCACTGCTGTTCCCGGGAAGACTGTAAACCAATGCAAGAAAAAATTTGCATTACTGAAGGAAAACTTTAGAAGCAAGAAAAGCACAGCTTAG